GTTGCGCTGCATGAAATCGCGGGCGCGTCCCGCGATCTCATCGGTGAGGAACGTGTCGGTCTGAATGGGCTCGTCCCCCGACCACAACGGCTGCACGGCCATAGCCTCGGCAGCCTGGCCATATTCAGAAACGGCGGCCTCCGAGTGGCGCAGGTAGTGCAGCCGTCCCATCGACTGCCCGGCGAGCCCGTAGAACGACTCCTGAAATCCATGCTTCGGCGGCGTGCCTCGGTCGCCAGGACCCTCGTCGCCATAATGCACCTTGCCGAAGTAGCCGGTGGCATAGCCCTCGTTCGATAGACGTTCGGCGATCGTGGGAGCACCCCCAATCCCAGACGTGTCGAACCACGTAGCGCCCCAACGCTGCTGGTATTGCCCTGTGATCATCGCCGCGCGCGATGGCGAGCAGATCGGTGCGGTGACGTAGGCGTCAGTGAACGAGGTGCCCTCGGCTGAGAGGCGATCGAGGTTCGGCGTCGACACGTCTGGGGAGCCCAGCGCCGAGCGGTCGGCATAGCCGTGGTCGTCGGAAACGATGAGAAGGATGTTGGGTGTCGTGCTCGTCATTCGGCGGTCTCCTGTCTTGCCGCGGCGCCCGTTCCGTCCCAGTTCAACGGCGTGAACGCGCCAAGCGGGTCGGGGTAGACGGCAGTGACCTGACCGGCGCCCGCCACGGGAAGTTCGGCACCGTCGATCGCCTCATCCGCGTGCTCGCTGAACCACGCGTGCATCTGCCGTCGCAGTTCATGAATCTCGCTCGCGTGCTCTGGTTGATCGACGCGATTCGTCGTCTCGCCCGGATCCGCCTCGAGATCATAGAACTCGTGAGGCCCGAACGGGTATCTGTGCACATACTTGCGCGTACGCGTGCGAATCATCCGAACGGGCCCATACTCGTCGTGCACGACAACCGGTCGCTCGAGGAGCTTCTCCCCGCAGAGCGCCGGCGCGAAGCTCGCTCCTGGCCCGGCCTCAAACGGGGCTGGGTCGATTCCGGCAAGCTCGAGGATGGTTGCAGCACAATCGTAGCCCGAGAGCAGGTCATCGACGACAGCTCCTTCCGTGATCTGACCTCGTTGCCGTGCGATGAACGGCACCATGACCGACTCGTCGTACATGTTCTGGGGGAACGTGCCGTTTCCCTTGCCCCAGATTCCGTGGTGACCGCAGTTGAAGCCGTTGTCGCTAGCGAACACGACGAGTGTGTCATCGCCGATGCCGAGGTCATCCAGCCGCTTGAGAACACGGCCGATAGCGGCATCCATCGCCGTCACGGCTGCGAAGTAGCCGATGAGAGCTTCTCGAGCATCTGCCTCGCCGCCAATGGGCACGCCGTCGACGGTCGGCTGCCACGGGTGGGGGTCACCTTGCGGACAAGAGTCGAAGGCACAGTCTCGATACAAGTCGGTGTATTCACGCGGATGCTGTCCAGCAAAGGGTTTGTGCGGGGCTGTGAAGTTGAGGGCGAGAAAGAACGGCTCCGTTCTTCGTGCTTCGGCGTCGACGAAGTCAATCGCATCATCGGCGAACACGTCAGTGAGGTAGCCCTCGATGTCTTCAGGAATCCCGTCGCGGTGCATGCGCGCGTGCCCATACGGGCTTCCGCCGCCTTCGAGGGCGAACCAGTGAACGAAGCCGTCACGTGGCACATCGCTCGCTCCGAGGTGCCACTTGCCCGACAGTCCGAGGCGATAGCCTGCGTCGGCGAGCGCAGCGGTGAACGTCGGCTGTCCTGCGAGGTAGTCAACGCTCTCTGGTCCAACGTGCGCTCCGTCAAGATAGTCGTGCACGCCATGGCGTGACGGAATCTGCCCGGTGAGCAGGCTTGCGCGGGCAGGCGAGCATACCGGCGACGCGCAGAAAAATCGACTCAGGCGGGTGCCCTCGGCGGCAAGCGCATCAAGGTGAGGAGTCTGAATCTCGGTGTTCCCTGCGCATCCGAGCGCCCAGGGGCCCTGATCATCGCTCATGATGACGACGATATTCGGATGCCGCTGCTCGGCGCCGTGCATCGTCATCGCGCTCCGGCAGAGACGACGGGCGCTGCTCCGACTGTGCGGGCGACTCCCTCGGCGGCCGAGCGGTAGCTCTCCAGCACCACTTCAACGACGTGTCGCGCGTGGGAGAGCGGAACAGTGGGCCGTCCGCCGTTGATGACGTCGAGAAAGTCGGCCAGCTGCGCGGTGAATGCGTGTTGAATGTCGTCTGGATGCCGCTCGTGGAGCACCCTCGAACGGCCATCGACCTGAACAAGGGTTCCCGAACGCGGATCCGCGACGACGACGCCGCGCTCGCAGACGATAAAGAGACTGTCTGCCTTCAACGGTGGGTCGGAGATGACGTTGATCGAGGCGCCGATGCCGTTGGCGAGCCGAAGCGCAATGGTGCCGTCGGTCTCCACCTCGGACGAGAAGCGATTCACTGTCGATGCGAGCACCCGTTCAGCACGTCCGCCACCGAACCACAGCGAGCGATCGATGCAGTGGCCACCGATGTTGATGAGCGCCCCGCCACCCGCGACGGTCGGAGAGAAGAACCAGCCAGAACGTGTGCCCGGCCGGTAATCAGTGCTGCGAAAGTCTCGAACCATAACGACGTCGCCCAGCTCTCCCGAGTCAATGTGCTCCTTTGCCGCGACCTTGTCGGGCATGAAGTGCTGAATATGGCCGACAGTGAGGGCGACACCAGCTGTGTCGCAGGCGGCGATCATTGCATCGCAGTCGTCAAGCGTTGTCGCCATGGGCTTCTCGACGAGCACATGAAGTCCTGCGCGAGCAGCATCCGTCACCATCGGGAGGTGAAAGGAGTGCGGGGTGTTGACGATTACCGCGTCGACGGTTCCGCTGTCAATCATGTCCCTGTAGTCCGTGAACGAACTGGCGCCCCCGGCCGCAGCCGCTGCACGCTGCGCCACGACGGCGTCAATGTCGCACACCGCCGAGATTGACGCGTTCGGCAGCTCCAAGGCCGCCGCAATGTGGTAGTCAGCAACGGCTCCTGCGCCGATGAGTCCAATTCGCATTCTTCTCCCCTTGAGTGGTCGTCAGGCGTCTTTGCGAGCACCGCATGAGCGGCGCACAACAACGCGAGGACGGAGCCTGATTTGATGGAGTGGGCAATCGTTGCCCTCAACGAGGCGACGAATGAGCACATCGGCGGCCATGCGCCCGATGCGATATTTCGGTGGCGAGACCGCGGTGAGCGGAATCTCAGCGAGGTCGGCTGTCTCGTCATCATAGGAGACGAGGGCGATGTCATCGGGGACGGTCATGCCCGAACGACGGATTGCTCCCTCGAGCATCGTCGCTTCGCGGTCTCCGAAGACAAGTGCGGCTGTGGCCTCGAACTGCCGCAGCATTTCATATGCCGATTCGGCAGAATCGAGCTCCCAATCGGTTTTGGGCTGCGCAAACTCGAGCCCCGCGGGCAAGCCAAAATCGCTGATGGCACGGCGATAGCCGAGCACAACTGCTGGCGCTGTGGGCGTGCGATCCCGCGTGAGAAGGGCAATGCGCTCGTGACCAAGGGATCTGAGATGCCGGACTGCGTCGTACGCGCCACCCTGATGATCGGAGCAGACGTGCTCGGTGCGGTCACCCGCGCCGGAGTCGAACAGGCTGCGTTCGAGAAGCACAACGGGCACGGGCAGCTCCATCAGCCGTTGCGCCCGCCCGTCAGGATCATCGAGCCCGGTGAGGGTCGGCACGAGAAGAAGACCCTCGACTCCGGCATCCAGCAGAAAATCAATGCTCTCATCTTCGAGTGCGCTGTCGTAACGATACGTTGCAAGCTGGAGTGAGGCTCCGACCGCCGAAAGCGACTCGTCGATCCCTTGAAGTACGCGTGGGTAATACAGCTGAGTGTCGGGAAGCAGCACTCCGACTCTGCGGCGAACGCGTTCCTCTTTCCGTCGTGCCGGAACGACGAAGCTTCCCGCCCCCTGCCGGCGCATCACGATCCCCTGCGCCACAAGCTCGTCGAATGCCCGACGCACAGTCGTCAACGAAAGTCCGGTCTCCTCTGCGAGCTGCTGCTCGGTCGGTAGCTTCTGACCAGACGTCCACGTGCCCGCGAGGATTCCACGGCGCAATTCGTCAGCGAGGATCTCGAATTTGAGCCCTCGGGTCTCGGCATCGCGAAGCGCCTTCGTTGGCTTCTTCGGCATTGCTCCCCCCTCATGTCGTGGTCTTCTCGATTCTTACGAGAAATAAGAAAGGAATAAAGACCTAATTTGAGCTCTATTCGCTGCGAGCGTGCACCATCAGGCACTTCTTCCCGCCTTTTTGAGCAGAATCTTCGGATTACTCATTGAATACTCCCCTCAGTCGTTGTGAGAGTCGAGCGAAACAGGTGGCGACGACGCCACCAGAAGGTGAAAGGTGAACCAATGGCGAAGATCCGAGTTCTCTCCGCCCTCGCCCTTGGCGGCGTTCTTGCGGTGGCCGCAAGTGGGTGTGCTCCGCAAGGCGGAGGCGACAGCGACGTGCTGACCTACTGGTCAATGTGGAAAGAAGGAGAGGCCCAGCAGAAAGTCATGGCACAGGCCATCGCCGATTTCGAAGACGAGACCGGAATCACTGTAGACGTTCAGTGGCAGGGCCGAGACAACGTGAAGAAAGTTGTTCCGACGCTCAACACCAATAAGGTCCCCGACCTTCTCGATGGCTCGTTCGCAAAGCTTGCGCCCATTCTGGCCGAAACGGGTCAGGCTGCACCGCTCACGGGCGCGTACGACACGAAGGTCGATGGCGAAACCGCGTCGCAGCTCATTCCTCGCAAATACCGTGACGTCGGGAGTCTGACGACCGAGGGCGCCGACGCTCCATGGATGCTGCCGTATTCACTGACTAGCGATGCCATGTGGTTCAACGCGGCTGAGCACCCCGAACTCGCAGAGAACCCTCCCGCGACCTGGGAGGATTTCACCGACACCCTCGATGACCTCAAGGCTGATGGCGAAACTCCCATCGGCATCGATGGTGATGTGTCGGGCTACAACGCGTACTGGTACACCACGCTCATGATGCGTCTCGAAGGCCCAGGCTCGCTCAAGAAGATGGCTGCAGACGAGTCGGGCGAGGCGTGGGACTCTCCCGAGGCGCTGAAGGCAGCGCAGATGGTGTCGGAACTCGTCGAGGGCGGCTATTTCATCGATGGCTACAACGCCAGCAAATGGCCCGCTCAGCAGCAGAATTGGGCTGCGAACAAGGCGGCGCTGATGTTCAACGGAACCTGGATCCCCACAGAAACCGGTCCGTACGCTGCAGACGGCTTCGAATATTCGTCATTCCCCTTCCCTGCCGTTGGTGACGGCCCGGTGTCGCAACGTGCGGACTTTGTCGGTTTTGCCGTCACGGCCAAGGCGCACAACTCGAAAAACGCGCAGAAATTCGCTTCGTTCTTCCTCGGCAAGGAGTACCAGGATGCCTTGGGGACCGAGGCGGGCATTCTCCCGATTCGAGCGGATGCCGCTGTGGGCGACGACATGGTGTCGGTCAAAGAGGCTCTCGATAACGCCGATTCGTTTTACCAACAGAATGACGGAATCACCTTCCCCGGGTACTCCGAGAAACTCCTGTGGCCAACGCTCGACAAGCTCGTGCTCGGAACCGTAACGCCCGAGCAGTTCATTGACCAGATGAAGTCTGGCCAGGCGGACTATTGGAAGCAGAACTCATGACTGAAACGGCTCGCCTCGTCCGGGCCCGGCGCACCGCTGGTGCGGGCACCCATCAGGGTATTCGCACCAGCGGCAACGCCATCGACCGAGGCCGAAAGAAGCTTTTCGTGCCGTTCGTCGGGCCGGCCTTCTTGTTCTACACGATCTTGTTTGTCGTACCTGCTCTCTTCGCCGTCTGGATCAGCTTCAACAAGTGGGCAGGCGCCGGTCCGATGGAGTTCGTCGGATTCAAGAACTACGTGAGGCTGTTTTCCGACAGACTCTTCATTCAGTCGTTCGTCAACACTCTCCTGCTGCTCTTCGTCGTTGGAATCGCAATCTTCGTGATCGCCTTCGGTCTCACCCTCGTGCTGCGAGACATGGTCGGACGCAAGGTCGCGCGCTCGGTGATTTTCTTTCCGCACCTTGTCAATGCCATGATCTTCGGGGTTCTTGCCGGGTTCATTTTCAACCCCGGTGGACTCGTCAATACTCTGCTCGGTGGGTTCGGTGTCACCGACCCTCCAGCCTGGTTGTCTCACGAAAACATGTTTCCACTCATCATGGTGATGATGACCTGGATCACGACCGGGTATTTCACCACAATCTTGATGGCCGGAGTCGACCGGATACCCCCGTACTACTACGAGGATTGCGCACTCGCCGGCGCAAACGCCTGGCAGCGCCTTCGCTATGTCATCCTCCCGCTGACGTGGGACGTCTTCGGCACCTGTGCAGTGCTCTGGACGATCTCGTCCGTGAAAATCTTCGAGATCATCTGGGTCTTCGGTGGATCGACAGGGCAGGGAATGCCTCCGACGCAGACATGGAGCACGGCCGTCTACACCTACGTCACTGCCTTCTCGGGAGAATCAATCCCTGCCTACGGCTCGGCGACAGCATCCGCCGTGCTCTCACTCGCCCTCGTCTCTGTGCTCGTCGTGCTGCTTCGTCGCGTGATGAAGCGCGATGCCGTGGAGTTCTAGGAGGAACCGATGACTATGACCGAGATCACACCAACAGAATCGGCCGTGCAACCGGCATCCGCCCCTCGTCGCCGTCGCCACAAACGCGGCGCCGCAATCAGGAACGATCGCAGCGTGCTACGTGGAATCGGGCTCGTCGTTCTCTGGCTCTTCGTCGCACTAAACATCGGCTGGATGGTCTGGATGGTCATTCAGGCATTCCGCGACACGCGATCCATTCTGAGCGACCCGTGGGGTTTGCCGACGTCGTTCGATCCGATCAACTTCGTCACGGCGTGGACTGTCGGCGACTTCGCCACGGCGACACTCAATAGCGTTGTCACAACGACGGTTTCGTCGGTATTGACCGTCGCGGTTGCGGCCCCCGCCGCCTACTATCTCAGCCGCGTCGACAACAAGCTGACGCAGTCGCTCACGATGTATTTCGTCTTGGGCCTCGGCATTCCCGCACAGGTGATTCTCATTCCGTTGTTCGTCATGCTCAATCAGGTGTATCTGACCGACAGTCTCATCGGGCTCAACCTCGTGTACATCGGCGTATCGATGCCATTCACGGTGTTTCTGCTCACGGCGTTCTTCCGGTCGCTTCCACTTGAGATGGAGGAGGCGGCCGCGCTCGACGGCACGACGGCCTTTGGCACGTTCTGGCGCATCACGCTGCCCCTGGCAAAGGGCGGCATCGTCACGGCGTTCGTTCTGCAAGTGATCTCCCATTGGAACGAGACGCTGCTTGCGCTGACCCTCATGCAGTCGACAGAGAACTACACGCTGCCGGTCGCGCTCATATCGTTCATTCAGCAGCAGACGTATTCGGGCGCCGACTGGGGCGGGCTCTTCGCGGGCTTGTGCATCGTGGTCATCCCAATGCTGATCATCTACCTGTGGCTCGGACGACGTCTGACGGAGGGGCTCACTCTCGGCATGGGCAAGTGACAACTGAGTCGGGCCAACAGCCCAACATCCTGCTGATCATGGCGGATCAGCTTGGTGCGCACGTGCTTGATCGGGATGCGGAGTTCTCAGACACTCCGCATCTCGATCGGCTCGCCGAGTCGGGTGCCGACTTTGAGCGTGCATACGTGACCTTTCCCCTCTGCGTACCCTCTCGAGCAAGCATGCTGACAGGGCGGATGCCGCATGAGCTCGGCATTTCGGGAAATGCTCTGGGCAGTAGGAGCGCCGAATCAGAACCTGCCCTCGACGAGAACAGTCTCGGGCATGTGCTGCGCCGTGCCGGATATGACTGCGCGTACGCCGGAAAATGGCACGCAACATCACCGAGCGCACCGGACGGAACCGGCTTCGACGTGCTGAGCCCATTCGGGGATGCTGGACTTGCCGACGCGTGCGCGGAGTGGATTCGTGCTCGCAACGGCGAAACACCATACTTTCTCTGTGCGTCGTTTGACGACCCGCACACCATCTGCGAATACGCACGTCGACAGCCGATGCCGTACGGAGACACACGGCGAGCGCCGATCTCGGATGCACCACCGCTTCCCGCCAACTTCGAGCCAGCTCCGTTTGAACCCGAAGCAGTTCGCTTCGAGAAGCACGCTGCACAGAACGTGTACGCGACGGAGCACTACACGCCAGAGGAGTGGCGCGAGTATCGCTACGCGTATCGTCAGCTCATTTCACGTTTCGACGGCTACGTGGGCACCCTGCTCGGCGCCCTCGGCGACGGCGATGCTGAGAACACGATAGTCATCGTCACGAGTGACCACGGAGACGGCGACGCATCGCACCGGTGGAATCAGAAGACAGCGCTCTTCGAGGAGTGCGTGCGGGTTCCACTCATCGTCGCCGGGCCGGGAGTTCCACGAACAACAGTGACCGAGCCGGTGTCGGTATGTCTCGATCTCGTGCCGACCGTGAGCGAGATTGCGGGCGTGAGCGCGACGCCCGACGACACGCAGCCCACACGACGCGGCGTACCGCTTCCGCTCGGCGGCCCCGGGCATCCTGTTGAGCGAGACATCGTCGTGCAGACCCGATTTGAGCGACCCGGTCCGCCACTCACGAGCGGACGCGCGCTCTACGCCGGCGCCTACAAGTACACCGTCTACAGCTGGGGACGCCATCGCGAACAGCTGCACGACATCGAGCGAGACCCCGGCGAACAGCGCAATCTTGCCGTCGAGTCGCGGTACGACAATGTTCTCGACGATCTGCGACTGCGACTGCTCACGTGGTGCCGAGACACAGACGATAGGGATGCTCTGAAGTTTCTCGTGATTCCGGCAAGCGCCGACGACAGCATCCGGAGCGAGATCTTCGCGATTCCGTACTGAATGCTTTCTCGAATCGCGGGAGGTCACATCCACGGGTTTGCGAATGAGTCTTGAATTCTCCTTCCACTCTTGGCTGGGATACGAGCACAGTCACAAGGAGGTACTGATGAAACTCAGCCGTCGCGGTGTTCTCACCGCCGGAATCGTCGCCGGTGCGACCGTACCGAACATCTCGGGCCTGTCGGCGGCGGGCGCGACACCCCGTGGTGGTGTACGAACCGGTGCAGCAATCACAGACATCGAGAAGCGCGCAGAAGAGCTCGATCCCCCGATCTTCCTTCTTGAAAGTCGTGTGCCGAAGCAGTTCAGCGCCGATGAGAACTCGACGATCGAGATCTCGGCCGAGCGTGCAAAGGTCGGCTTGCACAGCCTTGCGTGGACCTATGCCGCGGGGTCGGTTCTCACCGTCAAGCAGCCGCTGCGATATGCCGCGAGCTCTTACGCCGTCGGCGACGACCAGGCATGGATGGGCACTGTCGACACGTTCTGCGTGTGGATCTACAACGAGACCCCGACAGACAAGCCACTGCGCATCGAATTTGGGCGCGGCGCGAACTCCGACTGCTGGTTCGACTTCGGCCTCGACTTCACAGGCTGGCGAACATGCTGGGTTCGCTTCGGCTACGACACCGAGGGCACACCGCACCACGGCATGAACCGCGTGCGCTTTATCGCGCCCACGCACGAGGGGCGTCTCTTTATCGACCAGGTGATCCTCAACACCGAGATGCGACCTGACCACCCGACCCCAGACGACCAGGTGCCCACTGTGCAGCCTGAGATCGCCACCGCCGATAACCACCACTGGCTGGCGCTCCTTGAGTTTCGGTCGGCTCTCGCCGAGCATCCGCTTCCACCCGCAGCGAGCACCGATGGCGTCGCCGATGTGCGAGAGCGTCTTCTCGCGTCGCTTGCGGGCAAGCCGTCCGTGTCAGCCGAAGCCCTCGCAACGCTGACCTCGACGGTCGACGCTCTCGGCACCCCCGCTCTTACGGACGACTCCACGCCGATCGGAACCGGCTCCTTCGTCAACGGCTACCAGAGCGCCATCTGGCCGATCGAGCTGCGCAGCGACATCGCCGAGTTCGCGTCTGTCGTCACCCTGCGCAAAGTGACGGATGCCATGCTTACCGTTGCGCAGGCGGTAAAAGCATCACGCGATCAGAACGCGTCGACTGCCGCAGGATTCGCGACGCTGTACCTTCGACTCTTCGCGCATCTCGAAGACCAAGGTTTCGCCACGGGCAGTGCGCAAGGCAGCATCCATCACATCGGCTATCAGTACCGCGGGTTCGCCGACTCGCTCCTGCTCGCCCAGCCTGTTCTCGAGAACAACAAACTGTGGGATCGGGCACGGAGCAATCTGTCGTGGTTCTTCGGGATTGGCCGGCTGACGCAGGACTTCAGCGATCCTTCACACTACGGCGGCCTGGTCGACGTGCTGAACACGCTGTTGCAGGGCCTGATCATCTCCGGGCTGACACAAGACGACGAGAGTGAGCAGGCAACAGTGCTGACGGCCGTGACCTCGTGGCTCAACCGTGCGCTCACGCACTCGCCCGGCCTGTCGGGTGGGTTCAAGCCCGACGGCACCACGTTTCACCACATGGGCCCGTACCCGGACTACGCTCGCGACGCATTCGCGGGAATGAGCCCCGTTATCGCACTTCTGCACGGAACTGCCTTCGGGGTGTCTGCCGAGGCACGGCAGGTGCTGCGCACGGCCCTCCTCACCCAACGACTTCATGCGAACACCACGCAGTGGCCCCTTTCTCTCACAGGCCGGCACCCCACTGGCGACAAGGCGCTGCACGTCCCAACCTTTCAGCACCTTGCGGGCGTGCCTGACCCCGGTGCAGCTGGGCCATTCGACACCGCCGTTGCTTCCGCATTCCTGCGTCTGCTGCCTGCGCAGCCCACCAACGCGCAGAAGAAGTTTGCCGCAAAACTCACCGAAGCGGGAATCTCGAAGGAGCCAGCACCGGGCGGCAACTGGCAGCTCGGCTACGCTGCGTGCGGACTGCATCGTCGCGACGAATGGCTCGTCACAATGCGTGGGCACAGCCGCTACCTCTGGTCGACGGAGATCTATGACGGTGCCAACCTCTACGGGCGGTACTCGACGTACGGCACTGTGGAGATTCAGGCGGTGCCCGATGCCACCGGGCAGATCACTCATGCTGCAAACGGCTACGTTCAGCCGGGTTGGGACTGGAACCGCTTCCCCGGTGCCACGACGCGCCACCTCGGGTGGGAGCAGCTGAAGGCCGATCTCACGGGCACGATCGAGCAGATGGTGCTCACACGCTCTGCGTTCGCCGGCGCCGGATCGTGGAAAGGCGCGCACGGTGTCTTCGGCATGCATCTCATGGAGCATCCATTTTTCGACGAGACGCACACGGCACGCCTCTCGCGGTTCAGCTTTGACGACCTCATCGTTGTGCTCGGTAGCGACATCTCGAACGAAAGCGCGAACGCTGAAACCGAGACGACGCTCTATCAGGTGCGCGTTCCCGACGGCAGCGCCACGGGTGCCGACTCGACACAAACGCTGACGGAGGGCACACCGCTCGTCGATCCGCTCGGAAACGGATACTACGTGGCCTCTGGTCAGAAGCTCCGCACGATCTCTGCGGCTCAGTCGGGCCCTGACCAGTCGGGGGCGAAGACGGGGAGCGCGGAGTATCAGACGGCACTTCTGCGTCACGGCACCGCGCCGAACTCACTGGGCTATGAGTACGCGATCCTCGTGCAGGCCGGCGAGGCAAAGACGCGGGAGTTCACGACAAAGATGACGACGGATGCCGCGCCCTACACGGTTGTGCGCAAGGATGCCGCTGCACACGTCGTCAGCCATCGGGGCACCGCCATAACGGCATCCGTGTGCTTCTCTGCCGTCAATGACCTCACAGGCACGGTCACCGGCACAGACACTCCCTGTCTTCTTATGGAACACGTGAATGGGGAGAAGCTGGAATTGTCGGTCACGGACCCCGACCTGCACCTGTACGAGGGCGACGACCCCGACCAGTTCGCGGCCGACGGCACATACGAGGGCCGCATGACGAGTTACTCGCGGCCGTGGCGTGCCAACGTGAGTGCCGAGTCGACGGTTACGTTGACTCTTGCCGGACGGTGGTCGTGCACGGCGGAGGGCGCCACAGCATCCATCTCAGGTGATGCCACAACGCTCACCGTCACGTGTCAGCACGCGGCAAGCCGGGATCTCACGTTGACGTCTGCGTGACTGTCGCTTGAACGACCCGACGTCACCCTTCGCGAATGGTCATCGAGACGATTTTGTCCCCGGCAGTCTCGAAGGCAAACGAGCTGCGGCCGTTCGCCCAGGTGCTCTTCCAGTCGCCGACGACGGTCACCGCGGAGCCGCTCTGATCGACCTCTTCGGGGGTGAGCACACCGGTCGCGCCGATGAACTCTTTGTCGCTCCAGCCCTTGATCGCGTCGCGTCCGGTAAAGATGCGACCCCAGTCATCGACGAAGCCATCCTCGGTGAATGCGTCGAGAAAACCGGCCTCGTCGTGTGCGTTGACGGCATCGATGAAAGACTGCACGGGTTGGGGAACGGATGCGCTCAGGCTGTGCTCCTTGTGTCGGCGGTGTGACAGGCCCAGTCAACGCGACGGGCGCAGCCGTGTCTACCCCGGGGAATGAGCAGTGGCCACGAATCCTCGTAAATTTCGGCTGCCCACCAGCTACCCGGCCGTGCCCTCATCATCGCTTGGCGCAGCCGTCGATGCCCAAGCTGCGCACACAAGGCTCGCCCCGGTTACGCCGAAGACGATGGCGGCGCCACCGAGCACGGAGAGCCCGGCGACAACGAGCGGTATCACGGTCTGTCCGGCGCGATTGCCGACCAGACGAAGTGATGCTGCCACTCCCCTCTGACGCACCGGTGCCAGAAGTGTGATCCACGACATGGTGAGAGGCTGGACGGTTCCTGCCGCAAGCCCATAGATCACCATCGCTACGGTGAGCCCAAATACTCCGAGTGGCAAGGCGAGAGCCATGAGGCTCAACGCCGAGAGAATCGAGCCCGCCACGAGTATGTGCCGACGGCCAAATCGCCGGGTCAAATGCGAGAGTGTGATGCGTGAGGCCATCGTTGCAGCACCTCGCGCGACAAGCATGATCGTGATCCACGATGCGGCAAAACCTCTCTCCTGGCTGAGCAGAGGAAGGTACGCGAGCACGATGTCAAGCGACGAGAGCACAAGGCTGCTCACGATGAGCGCGCGCAGAACACCACTCATGCGCAGGAGCTGCACGGCACCGCGCAGCACGGGGCGAGGTCTGCCGTTTCTCGACGCCGTCGATCTGCTGTGTACCGGGGGAATCAGCAGCGAGAGAATGAGGCAGAGGGAGGCCATACAGGTGACGATTCCCGCAATCATCGCGAACGGCGGAACATCAGCACCGTCGTCGTGAGGCAGCGAGAGCAGCACGGGCCCGAGCATCTGACCCGTCGACGTGACAAACGTATAGAGACCAAACGCCGAGTCGAGCCGCGCCGGAGCAGCCGCACGCATCACCCAAGCCTGCTCTCCGACAACGGAGAAGAGCACGCCAAGACCCAGCAACACCGTAGCTGCGAGCAAACCGAGAAGTGATCCACCGGCCAGAAGCGCAGCAAACCCGGCTGCGAGAAAGGACAACGCTCCGATCACAAGACAGAGACGCTCCCCCACGTGATCCGCCATCCGCCCGGCGGGGAGGGCGAACACGAGCGGGGGTATCGCAAACGCCGCTGTGGCAACGCCGAGCCACGACGAGCTATACCCCAGCTCGAGAATGGCGTAGGAAATCGCGGGACGCAACGCGTAGCTGATCATCTGCACGAACAAAGCGTGCACAAGCAGAACACTCAGAACTCCGCGTCGTGTT
The Paramicrobacterium chengjingii DNA segment above includes these coding regions:
- a CDS encoding sulfatase-like hydrolase/transferase produces the protein MTMHGAEQRHPNIVVIMSDDQGPWALGCAGNTEIQTPHLDALAAEGTRLSRFFCASPVCSPARASLLTGQIPSRHGVHDYLDGAHVGPESVDYLAGQPTFTAALADAGYRLGLSGKWHLGASDVPRDGFVHWFALEGGGSPYGHARMHRDGIPEDIEGYLTDVFADDAIDFVDAEARRTEPFFLALNFTAPHKPFAGQHPREYTDLYRDCAFDSCPQGDPHPWQPTVDGVPIGGEADAREALIGYFAAVTAMDAAIGRVLKRLDDLGIGDDTLVVFASDNGFNCGHHGIWGKGNGTFPQNMYDESVMVPFIARQRGQITEGAVVDDLLSGYDCAATILELAGIDPAPFEAGPGASFAPALCGEKLLERPVVVHDEYGPVRMIRTRTRKYVHRYPFGPHEFYDLEADPGETTNRVDQPEHASEIHELRRQMHAWFSEHADEAIDGAELPVAGAGQVTAVYPDPLGAFTPLNWDGTGAAARQETAE
- a CDS encoding Gfo/Idh/MocA family protein, whose protein sequence is MRIGLIGAGAVADYHIAAALELPNASISAVCDIDAVVAQRAAAAAGGASSFTDYRDMIDSGTVDAVIVNTPHSFHLPMVTDAARAGLHVLVEKPMATTLDDCDAMIAACDTAGVALTVGHIQHFMPDKVAAKEHIDSGELGDVVMVRDFRSTDYRPGTRSGWFFSPTVAGGGALINIGGHCIDRSLWFGGGRAERVLASTVNRFSSEVETDGTIALRLANGIGASINVISDPPLKADSLFIVCERGVVVADPRSGTLVQVDGRSRVLHERHPDDIQHAFTAQLADFLDVINGGRPTVPLSHARHVVEVVLESYRSAAEGVARTVGAAPVVSAGAR
- a CDS encoding GntR family transcriptional regulator, whose amino-acid sequence is MPKKPTKALRDAETRGLKFEILADELRRGILAGTWTSGQKLPTEQQLAEETGLSLTTVRRAFDELVAQGIVMRRQGAGSFVVPARRKEERVRRRVGVLLPDTQLYYPRVLQGIDESLSAVGASLQLATYRYDSALEDESIDFLLDAGVEGLLLVPTLTGLDDPDGRAQRLMELPVPVVLLERSLFDSGAGDRTEHVCSDHQGGAYDAVRHLRSLGHERIALLTRDRTPTAPAVVLGYRRAISDFGLPAGLEFAQPKTDWELDSAESAYEMLRQFEATAALVFGDREATMLEGAIRRSGMTVPDDIALVSYDDETADLAEIPLTAVSPPKYRIGRMAADVLIRRLVEGNDCPLHQIRLRPRVVVRRSCGARKDA
- a CDS encoding ABC transporter substrate-binding protein, producing MAKIRVLSALALGGVLAVAASGCAPQGGGDSDVLTYWSMWKEGEAQQKVMAQAIADFEDETGITVDVQWQGRDNVKKVVPTLNTNKVPDLLDGSFAKLAPILAETGQAAPLTGAYDTKVDGETASQLIPRKYRDVGSLTTEGADAPWMLPYSLTSDAMWFNAAEHPELAENPPATWEDFTDTLDDLKADGETPIGIDGDVSGYNAYWYTTLMMRLEGPGSLKKMAADESGEAWDSPEALKAAQMVSELVEGGYFIDGYNASKWPAQQQNWAANKAALMFNGTWIPTETGPYAADGFEYSSFPFPAVGDGPVSQRADFVGFAVTAKAHNSKNAQKFASFFLGKEYQDALGTEAGILPIRADAAVGDDMVSVKEALDNADSFYQQNDGITFPGYSEKLLWPTLDKLVLGTVTPEQFIDQMKSGQADYWKQNS
- a CDS encoding carbohydrate ABC transporter permease codes for the protein MTETARLVRARRTAGAGTHQGIRTSGNAIDRGRKKLFVPFVGPAFLFYTILFVVPALFAVWISFNKWAGAGPMEFVGFKNYVRLFSDRLFIQSFVNTLLLLFVVGIAIFVIAFGLTLVLRDMVGRKVARSVIFFPHLVNAMIFGVLAGFIFNPGGLVNTLLGGFGVTDPPAWLSHENMFPLIMVMMTWITTGYFTTILMAGVDRIPPYYYEDCALAGANAWQRLRYVILPLTWDVFGTCAVLWTISSVKIFEIIWVFGGSTGQGMPPTQTWSTAVYTYVTAFSGESIPAYGSATASAVLSLALVSVLVVLLRRVMKRDAVEF